The following coding sequences are from one Malaciobacter pacificus window:
- a CDS encoding NAD(P)/FAD-dependent oxidoreductase, with protein MNKEFLDEFEYQLKKNNISRREAIKLLGLGGAMFLASNEATGTKANASDVKAKIVIVGGGLAGISTAARLMNSLSNPDVTVIEPSSDSVSYQPGNTFIGAGLYEKKDVMYKLADFLPSGVKLIKDKAVEFNPENNELTISSGEKVTYDYLIVAAGVTLDFSKIKGLEEIGDAYTIESKKVMNDLFKNSGASTIYNMDGAVITWENMQKSIAEAKAGKKVKAVFSHPNTAIKCGGAPMKIMYLMNERLNEAGARDNVTMTLYKNSAKMFGVKEYEDAIKEQFRVRDMKWHTSHNLEEVKLKEKVAVINHHWQEKGAWDPDLEDYDIVRKSEKIEVPYDFLHIAPPMKAPDEIGKSAIGSAKGWIPVNKETLQHVKYNNIFALGDIAAIPLGKTGGTVRKQYKVLVDNLIATMEGKPMPSKFDGYTVCPIITSIGTVMLAEFDWSMKPTPSFPLDPTKERYIWWLLKAYILKPMTQYGMLSGRA; from the coding sequence ATGAATAAAGAGTTCCTAGATGAGTTTGAGTATCAATTAAAGAAAAACAACATATCAAGAAGAGAGGCTATAAAATTACTTGGTCTTGGTGGAGCAATGTTTTTAGCTTCAAATGAAGCAACTGGAACAAAAGCAAATGCAAGTGATGTAAAAGCAAAAATTGTTATTGTTGGTGGAGGTTTAGCAGGGATTTCAACGGCAGCTAGATTAATGAATTCATTATCAAATCCTGATGTAACAGTAATAGAACCAAGCAGTGATTCTGTTTCATATCAACCTGGGAATACTTTTATAGGTGCTGGATTATATGAGAAAAAAGATGTAATGTATAAATTAGCAGACTTTTTACCAAGTGGGGTTAAATTAATCAAAGATAAAGCAGTAGAGTTTAATCCTGAGAATAATGAACTTACAATTTCTAGTGGAGAGAAGGTTACATATGATTACTTGATTGTAGCAGCAGGTGTTACACTAGACTTTTCTAAAATAAAAGGTTTAGAAGAGATAGGAGATGCTTATACAATTGAAAGTAAAAAAGTAATGAATGACCTATTTAAAAATAGTGGGGCAAGTACAATTTATAATATGGATGGGGCAGTTATTACTTGGGAAAATATGCAAAAATCAATAGCGGAAGCAAAAGCTGGTAAAAAAGTTAAAGCAGTATTCTCTCATCCAAATACAGCTATTAAATGTGGTGGTGCACCAATGAAAATCATGTATCTTATGAATGAAAGATTAAATGAAGCTGGTGCTAGAGATAATGTAACAATGACTCTTTATAAAAACAGTGCAAAAATGTTTGGGGTAAAAGAGTATGAAGATGCGATAAAAGAGCAATTTAGAGTAAGAGATATGAAATGGCATACATCTCATAATCTTGAAGAAGTTAAATTAAAAGAGAAAGTTGCAGTTATAAATCATCATTGGCAAGAAAAAGGTGCATGGGATCCAGATCTTGAAGATTACGATATAGTTAGAAAAAGTGAGAAAATAGAAGTGCCATATGATTTTTTACATATTGCACCACCTATGAAAGCACCAGATGAGATAGGAAAATCTGCAATTGGTTCAGCAAAAGGATGGATACCTGTTAATAAAGAGACACTTCAACATGTAAAATATAACAATATCTTTGCTTTAGGAGATATTGCAGCTATTCCTCTTGGTAAAACAGGTGGAACAGTTAGAAAGCAGTATAAAGTATTAGTAGATAATTTAATAGCGACTATGGAAGGTAAACCTATGCCTTCTAAATTTGATGGCTATACAGTATGTCCAATTATTACAAGTATTGGTACAGTTATGTTAGCTGAGTTTGATTGGAGTATGAAGCCAACACCTTCATTTCCATTAGATCCAACAAAAGAGAGATATATCTGGTGGCTTTTAAAAGCTTATATTTTAAAGCCAATGACACAGTATGGAATGCTTTCAGGTAGAGCATAA